CGTCGCCGCCGTTCTCGGTCGCTCGCGACCACTGGACCTGCCAGTTCGAAGCGGATCCGCCGACGATCGTGTCGATGTAGATTCCGTGGGAAGAAAAACCAGCGAAGGTGCACCTGCTGACGAAGGTGGTCGTGTGCATCTGAAGGCCGTAGGCGCCCGCCACGGAGTGGCCGACGGCCTGGCACATGATATCCTCGATGGCGCAGCCGTCGGCGCGAAAGTCGTCCGGTAGACCCATGCCGCCATGCCAGGTCCGAATGGCCGTGACACCTTCGTCCGCCAGCAGCACGGTACGGGAGCGTAGTCGCCGTACCGATGCGACCCAGCGCCGCGGAGGAGCACCCCGCGCCCGATCTCGATCGTGGACCCGATACGGTAGTAGCCCGGAGGGATGTGGACCACTGCGCCGAGGCCATATCCAGGGAGGTTCGGGACGGCGTCGATGCAGGCTTGAATAGCCGGCGCCGAGTCCGTCATTCCGCCGACGATCGCGTCGTAGTGCGTATTTCGGACCATCGCGATCGGACAAAACGGCGCATCGCGATCACCCAAAACGGGGGATGCCGATCACCCAAAACGGGCATCGCGATCGCGGCATGAGGTGACGGTCTCCTGGGGGCTCCAGCCCATGGCGTCTACGACGGCGGCATGGCGACCGAGAGACTTCCGATGCACCGTCTACGAGAGATTTTAAGGCAAAGCTGGCCCTCGGCCTCAGCCACCGGGAGGTCGCGCGCTCGGTCGGCGTGAGCCCGAGCACCGTGGCGGCGGTCTTCGCCGACGCGAGGTCGCACGGGCTGACGGCGGCGAGCGTGGAAGCGCTCTCCGACGCGGAGCTCGAGACGTACCTCTATCCCCCAGCTCCACCGTCGTGCATGCGTCCTGAGCCCGACTGCGCGGCGTTGCACGTCGAGCTGCGGCGACCGGGGGTGACGCTCGCGCTCCTGCACATGGAGTACCTGGCGGCCCAGCCGGACGGGCTACGGTACACCGCGTTCTGCGATCGCTACCGGGCGTGGCAGAAGCGACGCTCACCCGTGATGCGGCAGACGCACGTCGCGGGCGACAAGATGTTCGTCGACTACGCCGGGATGCGTCCGCGATTCGTGGAGCCCGAGACGGGAGAGGTCGTCGAGGTCGAGCTGTTCGTCGCCGTTCTCGGGGCGAGCAACTACACGTACGCCGAGGCGACGCGGACGCAGCAGGTGCCCGACTTCGTCGCGAGCGTTGCGCGGGCGCTCACGTTCTTCGGCGGTGTGCCGCGCGCGATCGTGCCCGATCAACTCAAGAGCGCCGTGGTGAAGGCGTGCCGCTACGACCCTGGCGTGCAACGCACCACCGCCGAGCTCGCGCGCCACTACGGCACCACGATTTGCCGGCGCGGCCGAAGTCGCCGCGCGACAAGGCGAAGGTGGAGGTCGGCGTCCAGGTTGCCGAGCGGTGGTTGCTCGCGCGCATCCGGGACGAGGTTCTCGAGCCTTGGCGAGCTCAACGCGCGCCTGCGTGAGCTCGTTTCGGACCTCAACACGCGGACGATGAAGACGTACAAGGCGAGCCGCCGCGAGCTCTTCGAGCGCCTCGACAAGCCTGCCCTCGGGCCGCTCCCCAGCAGGGAGTTCGAGACGCAGACGTGGAAGAAGGTTGGCCTCAACGTCGACTACCACGTCGCGTTCGACGGCCACTTTTACTCGGTCCCGCACGGCCTGCGTCATGACGACGTCGAGCTCTGGCTTCGGGCGACGCCAAGCGCGATCGAAGTCTTCCACGGGCGCGAGCGCGTTGCCGCGCACGTGCGGAGCTACAGCCGCGGAGGCTTCACGACCACGACCGAGCACATGCCGAGCAGCCACCGTGCTCAGGCCGAGTGGACCCCCTCGCGCATCCTCGACTGGGCCGAGCAGATCGGCCCCTCACACACGCAGCCTCTGCGAAGCCATCCTCGGAGGGCGTCATCACCCGGAGCTGGGCTACCGCTCGTGCCTCGGACTGTTTCGGCTCGCGAAAAAGTGCGGGAACGAGCGACTCGACGCGGCCTGCCGTCGAGCGCTCTACGTGGGCGCGCGCAGCTACCGCTCCGTGCTGACGATCCTGAAACACAACCTCGACACGCAGCCGCTGCCCCAGCCCGAAGCCCCCGCCGCGACCGGTCCAGTCCACGAAAACGTCCGCGGCGCCGACTACTACCACTGAGAGAAACAAGGAGAAGACATGCTGAGAGAACCGACTCTAGAGAAACTTCACGCCATGCGGTTGGGCGTGCTCGCCTCCGCCTGGCTCGAGCAGGACAAGTCTCCCGACACCCTCGCGATGGCCTTCGACGATCGCTTCGCACTCCTCGTCGAAGCCGAGATGCTCGCTCGCGAAAATGCTCGGCTCGCGAAAAATCTCCGCGACGCGAAGCTCCGGATCACCGACGCGTGCATCGAGGGAATCTCCTTCGCCCGTGAGCGTCAGCTCGACAAGCCCATGGTGCGCCGGCTCGCGACATGTCGTTGGGTCACCGAGCACCAGACGGTGATCGTCACGGGAGCCACCGGGACGGGCAAGAGCTACCTCGCATGCGCCCTCGCCCATGAAGCGTGCCGCAAAGGCTTCCGCGTCGTCTATCGACGCGTGGCGCGGCTCTTCGACGAGCTCCGCATCGCGCGCGCGGACGGCAGCTACCACCGCGTCCTGTCTCGGATCGCGAAGGCGGACGTCCTCGTGCTCGACGACTTCGCGCTCGCTCCCCTTACCGAGGAGGCGCGCCGAGATCTGCTCGAGATCCTCGAAGACCGCTACGGCCTTCGCGCGACCGTCTTCACGAGCCAGATCGGACCCGACCGATGGCACGCGTACCTGGCCGACCCCACCGTCGCGGACGCCATCTGCGATCGTGTGCTCCACGGCGCTCACAAGATCGCGCTCACCGGGCCCTCGCGGCGCAAGACGCAGGAAGAATCGAAGTCAGAAACTTGAGCTCAGCAAGGCGGGCCGCTTACCCTGCTCGCGAGCCTGGAACCGATCATCCAGAGCCTCAGGGAGACGTCGCTTCGCTCCGATCGCGATGACCCGATTTCCGTGATCGCGATGCGCCGAAACGGCCGATCGCGATGGGCGAAATGCGCATCGTAGGGCACGGCGCCGAAATTGATGACGTTGAAGCTCGGGAATGAGGCAGGGCCAACCGACACGGCGCGCCGAGTGGACCAGGTGTAGCTCGAGCCGGCGACGTAGATACCCGCTGGGAACGCGGCCGTGATACCGGTGGCGGGAAAGGCGAAGATGCTGCCGACCGGGAGCGTGAGCGCAGCCGCGGGTGGAGCGGGGAAGTACGATGTGCCGCCGTCGAGCGAATAGCGAAACAGGGAGCTATTGCCTGCGTCGATGGCGACGACGAAATCGTAGTCGCGCGCGGGCTCGCCGGAAATCGTCACGACGGGTAGTCCGGCACCGCTCGGCGTGACCGCGGAACGAAAACCGGTTCCGCCGAAGAGCGTCTGGTTGGGGTGCGCGAGGATGCGACCCTCGAGGGTGACGGAGGCCCCGTTCGGCTCCAGCGTGGCGCCCTCGTCGAAGAAGACCTGCACGTTCGCTGGGACGGTGAGGGTGGAACCGGGCGAGGTGACGTAGGTGCCGGAGGGGAAGTGGAGAATAGCTCCGGTGGACGCGGCGGCGGCCGATGCCGCAGCCGAAATGGCCGTTTCGTCGGAGCCGGCGCCGGTGACACCGTAGCTCCTCACATTGAACATGAGCCGCGCCGAGGTGTCGCGGGAGGCGCGGGGCTGGATCGCGAGGTTCCCGCCCTCGTCGCATGTGCCCACGACGTACTCGCTGCCGTCCGGACGCTCGACGCGAATGAGCCGGCATTGGTCCGCTGCTGTCGCGGCGTTCACGTCGGTCGCGACGACGAAAGATGTGCCCGCGCCAGCCCCGACGTCGAGGCCGGTGAGTGGGCCATCCGCGACTTCGCCTGCGACGAGGACGGAAACGTCAGTGCCAGTAACCGTCTTGGCGACTCCAAAGACCGTTTTTGATGTCGCGAGATTGGATCGCGATGCGCGCGCCACTTCGGGTCGGCCGAGTAGTCCGTCCCATCCCGTAACGCATACAGCATCGCCCGTGGCGATTGAGCCCACGACGGAGCATAGTGTTGCCATTCGCCTTTCCTCCCCGACTTGTTGTCTGAATGTTCGTCGTGGCGACCTATCGCCACATGCGAAGTACTCCAATGGCACTTTTTGACAGTGGAGAGCCTAGGTCGTACTCCCAGGTGCCAGCCACGAGCGTGGTGCATCGCGTTAGGGATACGGCCGTCGCGGACAGCCTGGAGTTCGCAGGGGGGGGCACGAAAGTGCGGCCTGCGCTGCCGAACGTAGGGTCCAGAGCGCCGTTGGGAAGCAACCGAGCGACGCTGGCCC
The sequence above is a segment of the Myxococcales bacterium genome. Coding sequences within it:
- a CDS encoding ATP-binding protein is translated as MLREPTLEKLHAMRLGVLASAWLEQDKSPDTLAMAFDDRFALLVEAEMLARENARLAKNLRDAKLRITDACIEGISFARERQLDKPMVRRLATCRWVTEHQTVIVTGATGTGKSYLACALAHEACRKGFRVVYRRVARLFDELRIARADGSYHRVLSRIAKADVLVLDDFALAPLTEEARRDLLEILEDRYGLRATVFTSQIGPDRWHAYLADPTVADAICDRVLHGAHKIALTGPSRRKTQEESKSET